From the Anguilla anguilla isolate fAngAng1 chromosome 6, fAngAng1.pri, whole genome shotgun sequence genome, one window contains:
- the LOC118228837 gene encoding dihydrolipoyllysine-residue succinyltransferase component of 2-oxoglutarate dehydrogenase complex, mitochondrial-like → MLSHSRCFSRTLGRSLSAISQGNNVLGRRMLSGLSTCSRVAYKNSHPELDARGSVFQVRFLKTSSAYRNEVMTVNTPAFAESVTEGDVRWEKAVGDTVAEDEVVCEIETDKTSVQVPSPAAGVIEALLVPDGGKVEGGTPLFKLRKGAGAAKAADVPQPSTPKAEAPAAPPPPPPPTAGPIPASLPPVPPVPGQASDAKPVSAVKPTAPPAAPVAPAGAAAKAPRSENRVKMNRMRLRIAQRLKEAQDTCAMLTTFNEVDMSNIQEMRTLHKDAFLKKHGLKLGFMSAFVKAAAHALGEQPVVNAVIDDTTKEIVYRDYVDISVAVATPKGLVVPVIRGVEAMNFADIERTISELGEKARKNELAVEDMDGGTFTISNGGVFGSLFGTPIINPPQSAILGMHGIFERPVAVGGKVEIRPMMYVALTYDHRLIDGREAVTFLRKIKSAVEDPRVLLLDM, encoded by the exons ATGCTTTCCCACTCCAGATGTTTCTCCCGGACTCTAGGGCGCTCTCTTTCTGCTATCAGCCAG GGGAACAATGTGTTGGGGCGGAGGATGCTATCAG GCCTGTCCACCTGCAGTCGGGTTGCCTACAAAAACAGTCACCC GGAGCTTGACGCCAGGGGCAGCGTCTTCCAGGTCAGATTCCTGAAGACCTCTTCAGCCTACC GTAATGAAGTCATGACGGTTAACACGCCAGCGTTCGCGGAGTCCGTCACAGAGGGAGATGTGAGGTGGGAGAAAG CTGTTGGGGACACTGTTGCTGAGGATGAAGTAGTGTGTGAAATAGAGACTGACAAG ACCTCTGTGCAGGTTCCCTCCCCGGCCGCGGGTGTGATCGAGGCCCTCCTGGTGCCAGATGGAGGGAAAGTGGAAGGCGGAACGCCGCTCTTCAAACTACGGAAAGGAG CCGGCGCTGCCAAAGCTGCTGATGTTCCGCAGCCGTCCACGCCCAAAGCAGAGGCCCCAgcggccccgcctcctccaccGCCCCCTACCGCCGGCCCCATCCCTGCCAGCCTGCCGCCGGTGCCCCCTGTGCCAGGTCAAGCCTCCGATGCCAAACCAG TTTCTGCTGTCAAacctacagcgccccctgctgcccccgTGGCCCCAGCGGGTGCAGCAGCCAAAGCGCCCCGGTCAGAGAACAGG GTGAAGATGAACCGCATGAGACTGAGGATCGCCCAGAGGCTGAAGGAGGCCCAGGACACCTGCGCCATGCTCACCACCTTCAACGAGGTTGACATGAG CAACATCCAGGAGATGAGGACGCTGCACAAAGACGCCTTCCTGAAGAAACATGGGCTCAAGCTGGGCTTCATGTCCGCCTTCGTCAAAGCCGCGGCCCACGCCCTCGGCGAGCAGCCCGTCGTCAACGCAG tcatTGATGACACAACCAAAGAGATTGTATACAGGGATTACGTTGACATCAGTGTGGCCGTGGCAACACCCAAG GGACTTGTGGTACCGGTGATCCGAGGAGTGGAGGCCATGAACTTTGCTGACATTGAGAGAACCATCAGCGAGCTCGGAGAGAAG GCTCGTAAAAACGAACTGGCGGTAGAGGACATGGACGGAGGGACCTTCACCATCAGCAACGGGGGCGTGTTTGGGTCCCTGTTCGGCACGCCAATCATCAACCCCCCGCAGTCCGCCATCCTGGGCATGCACGGCATCTTCGAGCGGCCGGTAGCCGTCGGCGGCAAG GTGGAGATCCGCCCCATGATGTACGTGGCCCTGACCTACGACCACCGGCTGATCGACGGCCGAGAGGCGGTGACCTTCCTTCGCAAGATCAAGTCGGCGGTCGAGGACCCCCGCGTCCTGCTCCTGGACATGTGA